One window from the genome of Archaeoglobus neptunius encodes:
- a CDS encoding DUF4832 domain-containing protein, translated as MVVRKHMPVILMLILALAGVSATMVYFSSKITVDILPNDMKVSPSSFSLDIAAGGHYVKKITIKNYGKERRVYFEDTVEGTDPTKIDISYHREDGTSISSSNRLLIPAGNRDNPSEITINVHIDVDEDAPSGSYSIFISSKG; from the coding sequence ATGGTTGTGAGAAAACACATGCCGGTTATACTGATGCTCATATTAGCACTTGCAGGTGTTTCAGCAACAATGGTGTACTTCTCCTCAAAAATAACAGTTGACATACTCCCGAATGACATGAAGGTGAGCCCATCTTCATTCAGCCTGGATATCGCCGCAGGAGGGCACTACGTTAAGAAAATAACCATTAAAAACTACGGAAAAGAGAGGAGGGTCTATTTTGAGGACACCGTTGAGGGTACGGATCCCACAAAGATCGACATTTCGTACCACAGAGAAGATGGCACCAGCATTTCCAGCAGCAACAGGCTGCTAATCCCTGCCGGAAACAGAGATAATCCATCAGAGATTACAATAAACGTGCATATCGATGTTGATGAAGATGCACCCTCCGGTTCATACTCGATCTTTATCTCCTCAAAGGGCTGA